The Eleutherodactylus coqui strain aEleCoq1 chromosome 6, aEleCoq1.hap1, whole genome shotgun sequence genome window below encodes:
- the CTNNBIP1 gene encoding beta-catenin-interacting protein 1 encodes MNREGAPGKSPEEMYVQQKVRVLLMLRKMGSNLTPSEEAFLRSYAGVVNSQLSQLPQHSIDQGAEDVVMAFSRSEAEDRRQ; translated from the exons ATGAACCGTGAGGGGGCCCCCGGGAAGAGTCCGGAAGAGATGTATGTTCAGCAGAAGGTGCGGGTCTTACTCATGCTGCGGAAGATGGGCTCTAAT CTGACGCCCAGTGAAGAGGCATTCCTGCGGTCGTACGCTGGAGTGGTCAATAGCCAGCTTAGTCAGCTGCCTCAGCACTCAATTGATCAAG GggctgaggacgtagtgatggcgtTCTCCCGGTCAGAAGCAGAAGATCGAAGGCAGTAA